A genomic segment from Actinomadura hallensis encodes:
- the tig gene encoding trigger factor yields the protein MKTDVEELTPTRVKLTVEVPFDELKPNLDKAYKEISQQVRIKGFRPGKVPAPLIDKYVGRGAVLQEAVNDALPELYGRAVEQSEIFVLGQPDVEVTELDDGKQFAFTAEVDIRPKFEVPDYDGLEVVVDDAEVTEEQVEETLGNLRERFASLTNADRPAEEGDFVTVDLVAKIDGEEVEDASTSGYSYEVGSKSAIEGLDDALVGMSAGDEKTFTGTLAGGERAGEEAEITVTVQSVKVKNLPDLDDEFAQLASEFDTIEELRDDVRVRLGRQVKMQQLSQARDKALEALIEKIDIPLPDRVVEEEISRRNQQLEQQLQMAGMTKEQYLSDEEKTEEEFDAEVADAARLAVKGGFVLDQLAVQEELNVENEELSEYVVSQAMQMGVQPQQLADYLTQNNQLPAIVSEVLRNKALNLVVEHATVKDESGNVIDVDAVQRELSGETVRAEDGESAESAGDSADAGEASEKEAGAAEGAAEEAPAAEAKDAQGKES from the coding sequence GTGAAGACCGATGTCGAGGAGCTGACCCCCACCCGGGTCAAGCTCACCGTCGAGGTTCCGTTCGACGAGCTCAAGCCGAACCTCGACAAGGCGTACAAGGAGATCTCGCAGCAGGTGCGGATCAAGGGCTTCCGGCCCGGCAAGGTCCCCGCCCCGCTGATCGACAAGTACGTCGGCCGGGGTGCGGTCCTGCAGGAGGCGGTCAACGACGCGCTTCCCGAGCTGTACGGCCGCGCCGTCGAGCAGTCCGAGATCTTCGTCCTCGGCCAGCCCGACGTCGAGGTGACCGAGCTGGACGACGGCAAGCAGTTCGCGTTCACCGCCGAGGTCGACATCCGGCCGAAGTTCGAGGTGCCCGACTACGACGGCCTGGAGGTCGTCGTGGACGACGCCGAGGTCACCGAGGAGCAGGTCGAGGAGACGCTCGGCAACCTGCGCGAGCGGTTCGCCTCCCTCACCAACGCCGACCGCCCCGCCGAGGAAGGCGACTTCGTCACCGTCGACCTCGTCGCCAAGATCGACGGCGAGGAGGTCGAGGACGCCTCCACCAGCGGCTACTCCTACGAGGTCGGCAGCAAGTCGGCCATCGAGGGCCTGGACGACGCGCTCGTCGGCATGTCCGCCGGCGACGAGAAGACGTTCACCGGAACCCTGGCCGGCGGCGAGCGCGCCGGCGAGGAGGCCGAGATCACCGTCACGGTGCAGAGCGTCAAGGTGAAGAACCTGCCCGACCTGGACGACGAGTTCGCCCAGCTCGCCAGCGAGTTCGACACCATCGAGGAGCTGCGCGACGACGTCCGGGTCCGGCTCGGCCGCCAGGTGAAGATGCAGCAGCTGTCCCAGGCGCGCGACAAGGCCCTCGAGGCGCTGATCGAGAAGATCGACATCCCGCTCCCCGACCGGGTCGTCGAGGAGGAGATCAGCCGCCGCAACCAGCAGCTCGAGCAGCAGCTGCAGATGGCGGGCATGACCAAGGAGCAGTACCTCTCCGACGAGGAGAAGACCGAGGAGGAGTTCGACGCCGAGGTCGCCGACGCCGCGCGGCTGGCCGTCAAGGGCGGGTTCGTCCTCGACCAGCTCGCCGTGCAGGAGGAGCTCAACGTCGAGAACGAGGAGCTCAGCGAGTACGTCGTCTCCCAGGCGATGCAGATGGGCGTGCAGCCGCAGCAGCTCGCCGACTACCTCACCCAGAACAACCAGCTCCCGGCGATCGTGTCGGAGGTCCTGCGCAACAAGGCGCTGAACCTCGTCGTCGAGCACGCCACCGTGAAGGACGAGTCCGGCAACGTCATCGACGTCGACGCCGTCCAGCGGGAGCTGAGCGGCGAGACCGTCCGGGCCGAGGACGGCGAGAGCGCCGAGAGCGCCGGCGACTCCGCGGACGCCGGGGAGGCGTCCGAGAAGGAGGCCGGAGCCGCTGAGGGCGCCGCTGAGGAGGCCCCGGCCGCCGAGGCGAAGGACGCGCAGGGCAAGGAGTCCTGA
- a CDS encoding ClpP family protease: protein MPPTFDESSRIQARVAEAPLLPLGDQLFARLLRERIVFLGQQVDDDIANRICAELLLLSAEDGRRDITLYINSPGGSVTAGMAIYDIMQYVPNDIVTVGMGLAASMGQFLLCAGTRGKRYALPHARIMMHQPSGGIGGTASDIKIQAEQMLYVKRTLAEKIAEHTGQTLEQIERDSDRDRWFTADEAKDYGFVDHVVLSANQVPSEGPVS from the coding sequence ATGCCTCCGACTTTCGACGAGTCGTCGCGGATCCAGGCGCGGGTCGCCGAGGCGCCCCTGTTGCCTCTGGGCGACCAGCTGTTCGCGCGGCTGCTGCGGGAGCGGATCGTCTTCCTCGGCCAGCAGGTCGACGACGACATCGCCAACCGCATCTGCGCAGAGCTGCTGCTGCTGTCGGCCGAGGACGGCCGCCGCGACATCACGCTCTACATCAACTCGCCAGGCGGCTCCGTCACCGCCGGTATGGCGATCTACGACATCATGCAGTACGTCCCGAACGACATCGTCACGGTCGGCATGGGCCTCGCCGCCTCGATGGGCCAGTTCCTGCTGTGCGCCGGGACGCGGGGCAAGCGCTACGCCCTGCCGCACGCCCGCATCATGATGCACCAGCCGTCCGGCGGCATCGGCGGAACGGCCTCCGACATCAAGATCCAGGCCGAGCAGATGCTCTACGTCAAGCGGACGCTCGCCGAGAAGATCGCCGAGCACACCGGGCAGACGCTCGAGCAGATCGAGCGCGACTCCGACCGCGACCGCTGGTTCACCGCCGACGAGGCCAAGGACTACGGGTTCGTGGACCACGTGGTGCTCAGCGCCAACCAGGTGCCCTCCGAGGGCCCCGTCTCCTGA